The Fluviicola sp. genome contains a region encoding:
- a CDS encoding amidohydrolase family protein — protein MKQQYPFSNIHTHVFNSECVPDNFLRILPSKFVRRMPRMIKHILDTKWARKTIAFFAQMGRKKDSNKRKTFDKYIGFLEVATQRKQLDVFELEFEVGKQFDSSVRIVGLTMNMDFMDNNASKHQITFETQLEAVKDIKRYYPANFFPFLGIDPRHKSGTDLVNWSKDYFEMGLEHKGTIFPYFSGIKLYPALGFFAFDPRLDNLYAYAEENQLPVITHVTRVGSQYIGSKITELIPPNPKTLSNNNPESNQAMTEIYERIGVYYQKNWIADNLIGDNDKACDLFSHPQNYIPILEKYPKLKICLAHMGGSNEIIDNTAKDPDLRKIRRVDSQLWCDRIRDMMVKYPNLYTDISYTLSDLDDKKVKAAIIAFMKTPDNQGELLAKRVLFGTDFFMTEQEKRESELFKLSQIELSEFHDLITRDNPQEFLRQPL, from the coding sequence ATGAAACAGCAGTATCCTTTTTCAAATATTCATACGCACGTATTCAACAGCGAATGTGTACCCGACAATTTTTTGCGCATCCTGCCTTCCAAATTCGTACGGCGCATGCCACGCATGATCAAGCACATCCTCGACACGAAATGGGCACGGAAAACCATTGCTTTTTTCGCACAAATGGGACGTAAAAAAGACAGCAACAAACGAAAGACTTTCGATAAATACATCGGTTTCCTGGAAGTTGCCACACAGCGCAAACAGCTGGATGTATTCGAACTGGAATTCGAAGTCGGAAAACAATTCGACTCCAGTGTCCGCATTGTTGGATTAACGATGAACATGGATTTCATGGACAACAACGCTTCCAAACACCAGATTACGTTCGAAACACAATTGGAAGCGGTCAAAGATATCAAGCGCTATTACCCGGCAAATTTCTTTCCCTTCCTGGGAATTGATCCGCGCCATAAATCCGGAACGGACCTGGTGAATTGGTCCAAAGACTATTTCGAAATGGGACTGGAACATAAAGGAACGATCTTTCCTTACTTTTCAGGCATTAAACTGTATCCGGCCCTGGGATTTTTTGCTTTCGATCCGCGACTGGACAACCTGTATGCTTATGCCGAGGAAAACCAACTTCCGGTCATTACGCATGTTACACGTGTCGGATCGCAATACATTGGTAGTAAGATCACCGAACTAATCCCGCCGAATCCGAAAACACTTTCGAACAACAATCCCGAATCGAATCAGGCAATGACTGAGATTTACGAGCGAATCGGTGTTTATTATCAAAAAAATTGGATCGCTGATAATCTGATCGGTGACAACGACAAGGCATGCGACCTCTTCAGTCATCCGCAGAACTACATCCCGATCCTGGAGAAATACCCGAAACTGAAAATTTGCCTGGCACACATGGGCGGGTCGAATGAGATTATTGACAATACCGCCAAAGACCCCGACTTACGAAAGATCCGCCGGGTCGACAGCCAATTGTGGTGTGACCGGATCCGCGACATGATGGTCAAGTACCCGAATTTGTACACCGACATCTCCTACACGCTGAGCGATCTGGACGATAAAAAGGTGAAAGCAGCAATTATCGCTTTCATGAAAACACCCGACAACCAGGGAGAACTTTTGGCCAAACGGGTTTTGTTCGGAACTGATTTCTTCATGACCGAACAGGAGAAACGGGAAAGTGAACTGTTTAAATTATCGCAGATCGAACTTTCCGAGTTCCATGACCTCATCACGCGGGATAATCCGCAGGAGTTCTTGCGGCAACCGCTTTGA
- a CDS encoding TetR/AcrR family transcriptional regulator translates to MGLKDSTTEEKILEAAKDVFMKYGLYGARMQDIADTAGINKALLHYYFRSKEKLFDAVFDGALENYFSQMRVIGDTSLPIKERLMQYVDNMFEFFSEYPQMSMFIIKEISINPEMFHEKVKHLKNQRSLLIPTLEEAFAKGEIKPFDPVLFMVNLHSMCAYPFLASPLYKVMLKKHGYDWDDSGKDKIKQSVKDFISFKFQ, encoded by the coding sequence ATGGGATTAAAGGATTCAACAACGGAAGAAAAGATCTTGGAGGCTGCTAAGGATGTTTTCATGAAGTATGGTCTTTACGGTGCACGGATGCAGGATATTGCTGATACTGCAGGAATAAACAAGGCATTGCTTCATTATTATTTCCGGAGTAAAGAGAAATTATTTGACGCTGTTTTTGACGGAGCACTGGAAAATTATTTCTCACAAATGAGGGTTATCGGAGATACATCGCTTCCGATCAAGGAGCGTTTGATGCAGTATGTAGACAACATGTTCGAGTTTTTCAGCGAATATCCTCAGATGTCTATGTTCATCATCAAGGAAATTTCCATCAACCCTGAAATGTTCCACGAAAAGGTAAAGCACCTGAAGAACCAGCGCTCACTGCTAATCCCCACATTGGAAGAAGCATTCGCCAAAGGCGAGATCAAACCTTTTGATCCTGTTCTTTTCATGGTGAACCTGCATTCCATGTGTGCATACCCGTTCCTGGCATCCCCTCTTTACAAAGTCATGCTGAAAAAACATGGCTATGACTGGGATGACAGCGGCAAAGACAAAATCAAACAATCCGTCAAAGATTTCATTTCCTTCAAATTTCAATAA
- a CDS encoding TolC family protein: MRKLLTVLSIATAGIGFSQNSISLDSCIAWSKKNYPLIKQNEVTLQQTEQNEKAIRENWLPKLAFMGQATYNTEVVQFNFPGMDIKFPHDAYMTSLSLEQNIYDGGQTKSQRNVESLNSELTIQQNEVELYKLVERVNQLYVNILLGRENLRILELYKEDLENRAKNMKAGVDNGLVLASSLDELEAEILKTDQNIIESKFQLEGLYKTMTLYIGKPVDENTAMTETPIGGTAARIEIMRPEMKIFDLQAKLLDARFKQINSNAIPKVTVGAAGNYGRPGPNFINQELRFFGSANLTLRWNISSLYGLKREKTKVELNKSLIDIQKEAFLFNIEASLNTQAAQLSALAQMIEKDDVIIEKRHSVTSTATAQMENGKITVVNYLSQLNAELQAKLNKKVHEIKRMNAISTINATSGSIKF; the protein is encoded by the coding sequence ATGCGTAAATTACTTACAGTACTAAGCATTGCCACTGCAGGGATCGGGTTTTCGCAAAACTCCATTTCGCTGGACTCGTGCATTGCCTGGTCGAAGAAAAACTATCCATTGATCAAACAAAACGAAGTCACCCTACAACAAACGGAACAAAACGAAAAAGCAATCCGTGAAAACTGGTTACCGAAACTAGCATTCATGGGACAGGCAACTTACAACACGGAAGTTGTTCAATTCAATTTCCCGGGAATGGACATCAAATTCCCGCACGATGCCTACATGACTTCTTTAAGCCTGGAGCAAAACATCTACGACGGCGGACAAACCAAATCGCAGCGCAATGTGGAAAGTTTGAATTCCGAGCTGACGATCCAGCAAAACGAAGTGGAATTGTACAAATTGGTGGAACGTGTCAATCAATTGTATGTCAATATCCTTTTGGGCCGTGAGAATCTCAGAATCCTGGAGCTTTACAAGGAAGACCTGGAGAACCGCGCCAAAAACATGAAAGCCGGTGTGGACAACGGTTTGGTACTTGCAAGTTCCCTGGACGAACTCGAAGCCGAGATCTTGAAGACGGACCAAAACATCATCGAGTCGAAATTCCAGCTGGAAGGGCTTTACAAAACAATGACCCTTTATATCGGGAAACCGGTAGATGAGAATACGGCGATGACGGAAACCCCGATCGGCGGAACCGCTGCACGTATCGAGATCATGCGCCCGGAAATGAAAATCTTCGACCTGCAGGCTAAACTGTTGGACGCGCGTTTCAAGCAAATCAATTCGAACGCGATTCCAAAAGTAACCGTAGGAGCAGCCGGAAACTACGGTCGTCCGGGTCCGAACTTCATCAACCAGGAATTGCGTTTCTTCGGTAGTGCAAACTTAACCCTACGCTGGAACATCAGTTCATTATACGGTTTAAAGCGTGAGAAAACAAAGGTTGAACTGAACAAAAGCCTGATTGATATTCAGAAAGAGGCGTTCCTGTTCAACATCGAAGCTTCTTTAAATACGCAGGCGGCACAGTTAAGCGCATTGGCTCAAATGATCGAAAAAGACGATGTGATCATCGAAAAAAGACACAGTGTCACTTCAACCGCAACTGCTCAAATGGAAAATGGCAAGATTACCGTTGTAAACTATTTGTCACAATTAAACGCTGAACTTCAGGCAAAACTCAATAAGAAAGTTCACGAAATCAAACGCATGAATGCCATTTCAACAATCAACGCAACATCAGGTTCAATCAAATTTTAA
- a CDS encoding HlyD family secretion protein encodes MEKENTKEKKGKGPRMKIIIGIIAAAVITGVVIFLMGGNTESTDNAQLDANIIPVRSSITGYVKEVLFEDNQEVKKGQLLVVIDDTEYKAKVAQAEAALENAKANLNAVRSNAAASNQSASAAVFSTETTQESINSAKARLNKAKEDNKRTKNMFAAKAATQAELDNSNAELEVAQATYDSALKQLKVSQSQSAGVRSQALGQVSMISLAEALIRQREAELKLAQTQLDYATIEAPCDGVVSKRGVEVGQYVSMGQAVCSAIDNSSLWVTANFKETQLENMKIGQPVEIKVDAYPHIKLTGKLNSFVGATGAKFSLLPPDNSTGNFVKIVQRVPVKITIDHLTKEEIKILFPGLSAYVSVKVK; translated from the coding sequence ATGGAAAAGGAAAACACAAAAGAGAAAAAAGGAAAAGGCCCAAGAATGAAAATCATTATCGGGATTATCGCTGCTGCAGTTATTACAGGAGTTGTAATCTTCCTGATGGGCGGAAATACCGAATCCACAGACAACGCACAATTGGATGCGAACATCATTCCGGTTCGTTCATCCATTACAGGCTATGTCAAAGAAGTACTGTTTGAAGACAACCAGGAAGTGAAAAAAGGACAATTGCTGGTAGTGATCGACGATACGGAATACAAAGCAAAAGTAGCACAGGCAGAAGCTGCATTGGAAAATGCCAAAGCCAACCTGAATGCCGTAAGAAGTAACGCAGCAGCTTCCAATCAAAGCGCCAGTGCAGCAGTATTCTCTACAGAAACAACACAGGAGAGCATCAATTCCGCAAAAGCAAGATTGAACAAAGCAAAAGAAGACAACAAGCGTACAAAGAATATGTTCGCTGCAAAAGCTGCAACGCAGGCTGAATTGGATAACAGCAATGCCGAATTGGAAGTAGCTCAGGCAACATATGATTCCGCTTTGAAACAATTGAAAGTATCCCAATCGCAGTCTGCCGGAGTTCGTTCCCAGGCTTTGGGACAAGTTTCCATGATCTCCCTGGCAGAAGCTTTGATCCGCCAGCGTGAAGCTGAATTGAAACTGGCACAGACGCAATTGGATTATGCAACCATCGAAGCGCCGTGTGACGGAGTTGTCTCCAAAAGAGGTGTGGAAGTAGGTCAATACGTTTCCATGGGTCAGGCAGTTTGTTCTGCAATCGACAATTCAAGCCTTTGGGTGACTGCAAATTTCAAGGAAACACAATTGGAAAATATGAAGATCGGTCAGCCGGTTGAAATTAAAGTAGATGCTTATCCGCATATCAAATTGACCGGTAAATTGAATTCATTCGTAGGTGCAACAGGTGCAAAATTCTCCCTGTTGCCTCCGGACAACTCAACAGGAAACTTCGTGAAAATCGTACAACGCGTTCCTGTGAAAATTACGATCGATCATTTGACGAAAGAGGAAATCAAGATTCTTTTCCCGGGATTAAGCGCATATGTATCAGTTAAAGTAAAATAA